The following proteins are encoded in a genomic region of Cryptomeria japonica chromosome 11, Sugi_1.0, whole genome shotgun sequence:
- the LOC131070501 gene encoding ATP synthase subunit delta, chloroplastic translates to METLAQSSLGVHPGPSLRGLQTKEHLKQLPFAHVVPGSRSSSPFARAHCSISRSGVGIAPKSSFTNDALKALRTRSTGSQQRPVVVKQDSAAAGYAAALLDIGQSNNTLEVINRDMEKLSHLLKNQEVYDFLINPVIGNRKKKSILKAIADDAKFQSYTLNFLSLLVDKQRMNIVKDILKEFESVYNEMTDTQVATVFSALKLEHYQFARIAKKIKNLTGAQNVKLQSIIDPSLIAGFVIRFGKDASQMIDMSVKGQFENLSAQFVGAEKAAAF, encoded by the coding sequence ATGGAAACATTGGCACAATCTTCTTTGGGCGTGCATCCAGGGCCGTCTCTGCGGGGACTGCAAACCAAGGAACATCTTAAACAGCTTCCTTTTGCTCATGTAGTACCCGGTTCACGTTCCTCCAGCCCATTTGCTCGAGCCCATTGCTCCATCTCCAGATCGGGGGTTGGAATAGCACCCAAAAGCTCTTTTACAAATGATGCTTTAAAGGCCCTGCGTACCAGGTCTACAGGTAGTCAACAAAGGCCTGTTGTTGTGAAGCAAGATTCTGCAGCAGCAGGATATGCAGCAGCTCTCTTGGACATTGGACAGTCCAATAACACGCTTGAGGTAATTAATAGGGATATGGAGAAGCTTTCACATTTGTTGAAAAACCAGGAGGTCTATGATTTCCTCATCAATCCTGTAATTGGGAATAGAAAGAAGAAGAGCATTCTTAAGGCTATTGCAGATGATGCAAAATTCCAATCTTATACTCTCAATTTCCTGAGCCTTCTTGTTGATAAGCAAAGGATGAACATAGTAAAAGATATCCTGAAAGAGTTTGAATCGGTATACAATGAAATGACAGATACACAAGTTGCTACTGTATTCTCTGCACTGAAGCTTGAACATTACCAGTTTGCCCGAATTGCAAAGAAAATAAAGAACTTAACTGGTGCTCAGAATGTGAAACTGCAGAGCATAATTGATCCTTCTTTGATAGCAGGCTTTGTCATCCGCTTTGGGAAAGATGCATCCCAAATGATAGATATGAGTGTGAAAGGTCAATTTGAGAACTTATCTGCCCAATTTGTTGGTGCAGAGAAGGCTGCAGCTTTTTGA